In Papaver somniferum cultivar HN1 chromosome 1, ASM357369v1, whole genome shotgun sequence, a genomic segment contains:
- the LOC113306042 gene encoding ran guanine nucleotide release factor-like, with product MYYFIYLVAKTFDSISSTHVNLFHKQIVGVNFLSKNSFSLPDLPNLFSLIFILAWTNKEDRSTDCNKKMPGDNCVERQLFGGAISTCFPHRFQDVSDVRQVPDHQEAYVDPARDESVVIELLDLKHDVGDNGNAVWFLQDLAGEQNAEGTTVIEQSGVFTADGIRYPKAAIVTRAIGEMKISKGRQGPEAQNHVKVYIANLRLKEVGTDVLITAYEPFVINPLSESANSVGAGLTAPAAQSGCTPMSEVFRLVVAEFKVHDWNLFAA from the exons ATGTATTATTTTATCTATTTGGTGGCAAAAACTTTTGATTCCATTTCCTCTACCCATGTTAATCTCTTCCATAAGCAAATCGTTGGAGTAAACTTCTTATCTAAGAACAGCTTCTCTTTACCTGATCTGCCCAACCTTTTCTCACTTATATTTATTTTGGCTTGGACTAACAAAGAAGACAG GAGTACAGACTGCAATAAGAAGATGCCAGGAGATAATTGTGTTGAGCGTCAATTGTTTGGTGGTGCAATTTCTACTTGTTTCCCTCATAGATTTCAGGATGTTAGTGATGTCCGCCAAGTTCCTGATCATCAAGAAGCCTATGTAGACCCTGCAAGAGATGAAAGCGTCGTAATTGAGTTATTAGATTTGAAACATGATGTAGGAGATAACGGTAATGCTGTTTGGTTTCTACAAGACCTTGCTGGTGAACAAAACGCTGAAGGAACCACAGTGATTGAGCAATCAGGAGTTTTCACGGCAGATGGAATTCGGTACCCGAAGGCAGCGATAGTGACAAGAGCAATTGGGGAGATGAAGATTTCTAAGGGACGGCAAGGACCGGAAGCGCAGAATCATGTTAAGGTTTATATTGCGAATTTGCGGCTCAAAGAAGTTGGAACTGATGTTCTAATTACTGCCTATGAACCGTTTGTGATAAATCCCCTGAGTGAAAGTGCAAATTCTGTTGGAGCTGGATTGACTGCCCCTGCGGCGCAGTCTGGATGTACACCGATGTCTGAGGTTTTTAGACTTGTTGTTGCTGAATTCAAAGTCCATGACTGGAACCTTTTCGCTGCTTGA
- the LOC113306030 gene encoding pentatricopeptide repeat-containing protein At1g03560, mitochondrial-like, giving the protein MRKLHRFISVTQLTPRRFSISSHHNHLGRNDQGTNQTPNSIWSKTFPPSSRFVSTSFPPPEWIEPFRILNLLDDSPTMESNLDDYCKKFLIKLSPHFVTQLLMSSQLKQNPKLALKFFYWAGKQRNNYSHSLDSYVTLIGILASVRDIEGVKTLVGEVRDRSFFMTISTSNALIKSFGVLGMVGELLWIWRRMIENGIEPNLFTYNFMMDVLVNSMCIESAERVFDVMEKGIVRPDVVTYNIMIKGYCKSGKTRDAKGKLREMEMKRVGPDKITYLTLIQACYSEEDIASCMSLFNEMVEKRLEIPSHAYSLVISGLVKEGKCYEGFAIFDCMVKNGCKANVAIHTALIDALAKSGNGEEAMKFFERMKDEGCEPDDVTYGVIVNCLCKTGKLDLALEYLKFGHEKNIRVNAVVYSSIIDGLGKGGRVDEAEKLYEEMLDKGCTPDSYCYNTLIDAFTKCGKIDEAVTLFKRMEDVGCDQTVYTYTILINGLFKEHKTDKALEMWDMMIDKGITPTPASFRALSIGLCLSGKVARACKVLDELASMGVIPETAFEDMIHVLCKAGHVKEACELADGIVDRDHETPGRVRTVLIDALRKAGNVDLALKLMQSQIGIQYDRWGSIKTRDKFRNLFES; this is encoded by the coding sequence ATGAGAAAATTGCACAGGTTTATCTCTGTAACTCAACTGACACCCCGCCGATTCTCCATTTCGTCTCACCACAATCATCTTGGCAGGAATGATCAAGGGACGAATCAAACCCCTAACTCTATCTGGAGCAAAACATTCCCTCCTAGTTCAAGGTTCGTTTCGACTTCCTTTCCTCCTCCCGAATGGATAGAACCTTTTAGAATACTCAATCTTTTAGATGATTCTCCAACAATGGAATCCAATTTAGATGATTACTGTAAAAAATTTCTCATCAAATTATCACCTCATTTTGTCACTCAACTACTTATGTCCTCTCAGCTTAAACAAAACCCAAAATTAGCTCTTAAATTCTTTTATTGGGCTGGCAAACAAAGGAATAATTATTCTCACAGTTTAGATTCTTATGTTACATTAATTGGTATACTGGCATCAGTTAGAGACATAGAGGGAGTTAAAACTTTAGTCGGAGAAGTCAGAGATAGAAGTTTTTTTATGACTATTTCAACTTCAAATGCTTTGATTAAGAGTTTTGGGGTTTTAGGAATGGTTGGGGAATTATTATGGATTTGGCGAAGAATGATAGAAAACGGAATTGAGCCAAATTTGTTTACTTACAATTTTATGATGGATGTTTTGGTAAATTCAATGTGTATAGAATCTGCTGAGAGGGTTTTTGATGTTATGGAAAAAGGAATAGTTCGTCCGGATGTTGTTACTTACAATATTATGATCAAAGGGTATTGTAAGTCGGGGAAAACAAGGGATGCAAAAGGTAAATTAAGAGAGATGGAAATGAAAAGGGTCGGTCCTGATAAAATTACATATCTTACTTTGATACAAGCTTGTTATTCGGAAGAGGATATTGCTTCTTGTATGAGTCTTTTCAATGAAATGGTGGAGAAGAGACTGGAAATTCCTTCACATGCTTACAGTTTAGTGATTAGTGGACTTGTTAAAGAAGGGAAATGCTATGAAGGGTTTGCTATTTTTGATTGTATGGTTAAGAATGGTTGTAAAGCTAATGTGGCAATTCATACCGCTTTGATCGATGCTTTGGCGAAAAGCGGGAATGGAGAGGAAGCTATGAAGTTTTTTGAGAGAATGAAGGATGAAGGGTGTGAACCTGATGACGTTACTTATGGGGTTATTGTAAATTGTTTATGTAAAACGGGGAAGTTGGACTTGGCCTTGGAGTATTTGAAGTTTGGTCATGAGAAAAACATTAGGGTTAATGCAGTAGTATATTCAAGTATAATTGATGGTCTTGGAAAAGGTGGTAGGGTTGATGAAGCAGAGAAGCTTTATGAAGAAATGCTCGATAAGGGATGTACACCAGATTCCTATTGCTATAACACACTCATTGATGCATTTACAAAGTGTGGAAAAATTGATGAAGCAGTAACCTTGTTTAAACGAATGGAGGATGTAGGTTGTGATCAGACAGTTTATACGTACACTATTCTCATTAATGGGTTGTTCAAAGAACATAAAACTGACAAAGCGTTGGAGATGTGGGATATGATGATCGACAAGGGTATAACACCCACTCCAGCATCTTTTAGAGCTCTTTCAATTGGGCTTTGTTTGTCAGGAAAGGTTGCTAGGGCTTGTAAGGTATTGGATGAGTTGGCTTCAATGGGAGTTATTCCAGAGACTGCATTTGAAGACATGATCCATGTTTTATGTAAAGCAGGTCATGTAAAGGAGGCTTGCGAATTGGCAGATGGCATTGTTGATAGGGATCATGAGACACCTGGGCGTGTACGCACAGTCCTGATAGACGCATTAAGAAAAGCAGGTAACGTTGATCTGGCCCTGAAACTAATGCAAAGTCAGATTGGTATACAGTATGACAGATGGGGTAGTATTAAAACACGGGATAAGTTTCGAAACCTCTTTGAGAGCTGA
- the LOC113306037 gene encoding trafficking protein particle complex II-specific subunit 130 homolog yields the protein MANYLAQFQTIKSVSDHLVISVEDVSDLWNVVKKEFEERLPFKRACLNNKARNPVYVEKLPAEFILTTDARLRSRFPQEQSIFWFREPYATVVLVSCEDFDEFKNILKPRLKLIVQNDEREWFIVFVSKAHPSNDSATKLAKKIYSKLEVDFSSKKRERCCKLDLHGTEPNFWEDLDSKIMESIRNTLDRRVQFYEEEIRRQSEQRFMPSWNFCNFFILKESLAFMFQMAHLHEDSLREYDELELCYLETVNTSALRKRDFGGMDQGDDQAALLKPEYKPLSQIVQDDSFREFEFRQYLFACQSMLLFKLNRPVEVASRGHSFIISFSKALASQEHLLPFCLREVWVITACLALIDATSSHYKDKDRLVAPDVEKEFHRLQGDLYSLSRVKFMRLAYLIGYGPEIERSPVNSAALSMLPWPKPTVWPSLPTDASAEVLTKEKMILQTNPRSKHFGIQRKPLPLEPSVLLREANRRRASLSGGNMFEMFDSRPSFIDGSGVDAALGMPVSNKVNAGMPRTNSIPGNFESLVDRPMRISEIHVAAEHALQRTISDPDLWKFLSSVNDFEQKYLELTKGAADNYHHSWWKRHGVVLDGEIAAVYYKHGNFDLAAKSYEKVCALYAGEGWQDLLAEVLPNLAECQKILNDEAGYLSSCVRLLSLDSGLFLTKERQSFQSEVVRIAHSEMKHPVPLDVSSLVTFSGNPGPPLELCDGDPGTLTVTVWSGFPDDITLDALSLSLMAAYNADEGAKPIISSKPTILKPGRNSITLAIPPQKPGSYILGVLTGQIGHLRFRSHSFSKGGPADSDDFMSYEKPARPILKVFKPRPLVDLTAAISSALLMNEPQWIGLIVTPINYSLRGASLHIDTGPGLKIEDSHAIEMENHSKVLQNTARTGNSDDSKNESSSVSEEFAQLMIKDGKIELPDWSSNSASVLWFPVRATDSRSADGISSVAAQRQSIVDGMRTIALKLEFGISRNQTFERTLALHFTDPFHVSTRVADKCNSGTLLLQVTLHSQVKATLTIYDAWLDLQDGFAHTGEGDGRPTSSFFPLVISPSSRAGILFGICLGNATNGDETARINSDSILNIRYGILGDRTVGAHNPVATESEGDKKDLLFRSALVLQRPVLDPCLAVGFLPLPSGSLRVGQLVSMRWRIERLKEFDENTISPDNQDEVLYQVNTNPTNWMIAGRKRGHVSLSTKQGSRIVISITCVPLVSGYIRPPQLSLPNLDDANISCNPAGPHLVCILPPALSSSFCIPA from the exons ATGGCGAATTACTTAGCTCAATTTCAAACAATCAAGAGTGTTTCTGATCACTTGGTTATTTCAG TTGAAGATGTGAGCGATTTGTGGAACGTGGTTAAAAAGGAATTTGAAGAGCGTTTGCCATTTAAAAGAGCTTGTTTAAACAACAAGGCTCGTAACCCCGTGTATGTGGAAAAACTACCTGCTGAGTTCATTTTAACAACTGATGCAAGACTCAGAAGCCGATTTCCTCAAGAGCAGTCAATATTTTGGTTTCGGGAGCCATATGCAACTGTGGTCCTAGTTAGTTGCGAG gattttgatgaattcaagaacaTTCTAAAACCACGTCTAAAGTTGATTGTGCAAAATGATGAAAGGGAGTGGTTTATCGTATTTGTGTCGAAAGCTCACCCCAGCAATGACTCGGCTACTAAGTTGGCAAAAAAGATATATTCGAAGCTTGAGGTGGATTTTAGCTCGAAAAAGAGAGAAAG GTGCTGCAAACTAGATTTGCATGGGACAGAACCAAATTTTTGGGAGGATTTGGACTCTAAGATCATGGAGTCTATAAGAAATACACTGGATAGACGTGTTCAGTTCTATGAAGAGGAAATTCGCAGGCAAAGTGAACAGCGCTTCATGCCAAGTTGGAATTTTTGTAACTTCTTCATTTTGAAG gaaagctTGGCTTTTATGTTTCAGATGGCTCATTTGCATGAGGATTCGTTACGCGAGTATGACGAATTGGAACTTTGCTATTTGGAAACAG TTAATACTTCAGCCTTGAGAAAGAGGGATTTTGGAGGAATGGACCAAGGAGATGATCAGGCAGCACTCCTAAAACCCGAATATAAGCCACTATCGCAGATCGTCCAAGATGATTCATTTAGAGAATTTGAATTTCGGCAGTATCTGTTTGCCTGTCAATCCATG TTGTTGTTCAAGCTAAATCGTCCGGTTGAGGTTGCTTCAAGAGGTCATTCTTTCATAATCAGCTTCTCGAAGGCCTTGGCATCACAAGAA CATCTCTTACCCTTCTGTTTGCGTGAAGTATGGGTAATAACCGCATGCTTAGCTTTAATTGATGCAACCAGTTCCCATTATAAGGATAAGGATAGGCTTGTGGCGCCTGATGTTGAGAAGGAGTTCCACCGCCTTCAGGGTGATCTTTATTCACTAAGTAGGGTTAAG TTCATGAGGCTTGCATATTTAATTGGATATGGACCAGAAATAGAAAGGAGTCCTGTTAACAG TGCTGCATTAAGCATGCTACCTTGGCCCAAGCCAACAGTGTGGCCTTCACTTCCGACTGACGCTTCAGCAGAAGTGcttacaaaagaaaaa ATGATTCTTCAAACAAACCCCAGATCCAAGCACTTTGGTATACAGAGGAAACCATTGCCTCTGGAACCTTCTGTGCTTCTACGAGAGGCTAATAGGCGAAGGGCTTCTCTTTCTGGGGGAAATATGTTTGAAATGTTCGATAGTCGCCCAAGTTTCATTGATGG CTCAGGAGTGGATGCAGCTCTGGGGATGCCAGTATCAAATAAGGTTAATGCGGGTATGCCCAGAACCAACTCTATCCCAGGAAATTTTGAGAGCTTAGTTGATCGGCCTATGCGAATATCAGAAATTCATGTCGCTGCAGAGCATGCCCTGCAGCGTACAATTTCTGATCCTGATTTGTGGAAGTTCTTATCATCTGTAAACGACTTTGAG CAAAAATATCTCGAGCTAACAAAAGGTGCAGCTGATAATTATCACCATTCTTGGTGGAAAAGACATGGTGTTGTCCTAGACGGCGAGATTGCTGCTGTTTACTATAAACATGGAAATTTTGACCTAGCAGCTAAGTCATATGAGAAGGTTTGTGCTCTTTATGCTGGTGAAGGATGGCAGGACTTGCTGGCTGAAGTTCTTCCCAATTTGGCCGAGTGTCAAAAGATACTGAATGATGAAGCTGGTTATCTATCTTCTTGTGTAAGGCTGCTGTCACTGGATAGTGGCTTATTTTTAACTAAAGAACGCCAATCATTTCAGTCAGAGGTTGTTCGGATTGCCCATAGTGAAATGAAGCATCCTGTTCCTTTGGACGTGTCATCATTAGTAACATTTTCTGGGAATCCTGGCCCACCACTCGAGTTGTGTGATGGGGATCCTGGTACCCTAACTGTAACAGTCTGGAGTGGATTTCCTGATGATATAACACTTGATGCACTCAGTCTGTCTCTGATGGCTGCATATAATGCTGATGAAGGTGCAAAG CCCATAATAAGTTCCAAACCGACCATATTGAAGCCCGGCAGGAACTCCATTACTCTTGCCATACCCCCACAAAAACCAGGATCATACATCTTGGGTGTTCTCACTGGGCAGATTGGGCACCTAAGGTTTCGATCGCACAGCTTCTCTAAAGGCGGACCTGCAGACAGTGATGATTTTATGAGCTACGAGAAGCCAGCACGGCCAATCTTAAAG GTCTTCAAGCCAAGACCTCTAGTTGATCTTACTGCTGCCATATCGTCTGCTTTGCTGATGAATGAACCACAATGGATTGGATTAATAGTAACGCCTATTAACTACTCCCTTCGAGGTGCTTCCTTGCATATTGATACTGGTCCTGGCCTGAAAATTGAGGATTCACATGCTATTGAGATGGAGAATCACAGTAAGGTACTACAGAACACTGCTCGGACAGGGAACTCTGACGATTCTAAAAATGAAAGTTCTTCTGTTTCTGAAGAATTTGCGCAGCTGATGATTAAAGATGGTAAAATAGAGTTGCCAGATTGGTCAAGCAATTCCGCCTCTGTTTTGTGGTTTCCTGTACGTGCGACTGACAGTAGGTCGGCAGATGGAATTTCATCAG TTGCTGCTCAGAGACAAAGTATAGTTGATGGCATGAGAACAATAGCGTTGAAACTTGAATTTGGAATTTCTCGTAACCAGACATTTGAAAG GACTCTCGCTTTGCATTTCACTGATCCTTTCCATGTGAGTACACGTGTAGCAGACAAGTGCAATAGTGGTACTTTACTTTTGCAG GTCACTCTACATTCCCAAGTGAAGGCCACATTGACCATATATGATGCGTGGCTGGATCTGCAAGATGGATTTGCTCATACAGGGGAGGGTGATGGCAGGCCAACTTCAAGCTTCTTCCCACTTGTCATTTCCCCATCATCTAGAGCAGGAATCCTGTTTGGGATCTGCTTAGGGAATGCAACAAATGGAG ATGAAACTGCAAGGATAAATTCTGATAGTATATTAAATATCAGATATGGAATCTTAGGTGATAGAACAGTTGGAGCACATAATCCTGTAGCCACTGAATCTGAAGGTGATAAAAAAGATTTGCTCTTCAGGAGTGCACTCGTTCTGCAAAGGCCTGTGCTTGATCCATGCCTGGCAGTTGGATTTCTTCCCCTCCCCTCAGGTAGTCTGAGAGTTGGTCAGCTTGTTAGCATGAGATGGAGAATTGAAAGGTTAAAGGAATTTGACGAAAACACAATTTCCCCTGACAAT CAAGATGAAGTATTATATCAAGTGAACACAAATCCCACAAACTGGATGATAGCTGGAAGGAAGCGTGGCCATGTTTCACTATCTACGAAGCAAG GTTCGAGGATCGTTATATCAATTACATGTGTACCTTTGGTGTCTGGATATATTCGTCCTCCTCAACTGAGTCTGCCGAATCTAGATGATGCTAATATAAGCTGCAATCCTGCTGGCCCACACCTGGTCTGCATTTTACCTCCAGCTCTCAGTTCCTCATTTTGTATCCCAGCATAA